A single Sporosarcina sp. FSL W8-0480 DNA region contains:
- a CDS encoding erythromycin esterase family protein, protein MSKRLIAAIQEHAFPLDDKAFGNIMDAIGEARIVLLGEATHGTSEFYKVRAALSKRLIQEKGFKIIAVEGDWPSAQAVNRYVKGFDEKGKTARQVLSQSFNRWPTWMWANEEVGELIEWLKRENEVKDAADKTGFYGIDMYSLYESIDELLQFLQENPTYNADLEMAKRAFSCFEPYNRMPEHYALSTAHFSDECIREVTNLLTTIRSHEDLYSDEQEKDLNVTMNALVAKNAESYYRAMMQDDAISWNIRDMHMVEAVGELLNYHGGDAKIIIWEHNTHVGDALETSMADHNMINVGQLIREKYGRDNTFAIGFGTYEGTVIASEDWGEPLQKMKVPPAKFNSWEGQMHAAKADDQVILFTEENRHLFNEWIGHRAIGVVYNPEFEAYGNYVPSRVGSRYDGFIFVDQTNALTPFKK, encoded by the coding sequence TTGTCGAAAAGACTGATCGCCGCGATACAGGAGCACGCTTTTCCGTTAGATGACAAGGCGTTCGGCAATATTATGGACGCAATTGGGGAAGCGCGGATTGTCCTATTAGGTGAGGCAACGCATGGAACTTCAGAGTTTTACAAAGTTCGCGCGGCATTATCGAAGCGGCTTATTCAGGAAAAGGGATTCAAAATCATCGCAGTAGAAGGAGATTGGCCGTCCGCTCAGGCGGTTAACCGCTATGTGAAAGGCTTTGATGAGAAGGGAAAAACCGCCCGGCAAGTGCTGTCACAATCATTCAATCGTTGGCCGACGTGGATGTGGGCGAATGAAGAAGTTGGGGAGCTTATTGAATGGTTGAAGCGTGAAAATGAAGTAAAGGATGCGGCTGATAAAACAGGGTTTTACGGGATTGATATGTACAGCCTTTATGAGTCGATAGATGAGTTGCTACAATTTCTTCAGGAAAATCCCACTTATAATGCGGACTTGGAAATGGCGAAAAGAGCTTTTTCCTGTTTTGAGCCGTACAACCGCATGCCTGAGCATTATGCGTTGTCGACCGCCCATTTTTCGGATGAGTGCATTCGTGAAGTGACGAACTTGCTGACGACTATTCGGAGTCATGAGGATCTTTATTCGGATGAACAGGAGAAGGATTTGAATGTGACGATGAATGCATTGGTCGCTAAAAACGCTGAATCCTATTACAGAGCGATGATGCAGGACGACGCCATCTCGTGGAATATCCGTGATATGCATATGGTGGAGGCGGTCGGTGAACTCTTGAACTACCATGGCGGTGACGCTAAAATCATCATCTGGGAGCATAATACTCATGTCGGCGATGCGTTGGAAACATCGATGGCCGACCATAATATGATCAATGTCGGGCAGCTCATCAGGGAGAAATATGGGAGGGATAACACATTTGCCATCGGCTTCGGTACGTATGAAGGAACCGTCATTGCCAGCGAAGATTGGGGCGAACCGTTACAAAAGATGAAAGTCCCACCTGCCAAGTTCAATTCATGGGAAGGTCAGATGCATGCGGCAAAGGCAGATGATCAAGTCATATTATTCACAGAGGAAAACCGTCATTTATTCAACGAATGGATCGGCCATCGGGCTATCGGAGTCGTCTATAACCCGGAGTTTGAGGCGTATGGAAATTATGTGCCATCAAGGGTCGGTAGTCGATACGATGGATTCATTTTTGTGGATCAGACGAATGCACTGACCCCATTCAAGAAATAG